In Eriocheir sinensis breed Jianghai 21 chromosome 52, ASM2467909v1, whole genome shotgun sequence, one genomic interval encodes:
- the LOC126983038 gene encoding uncharacterized protein LOC126983038 isoform X2, translating into MHLPLLLVHDSILKTKTPWPDLRWIGEDGGKVCSASTHLAGEVDLSSGSCSRVAKLSAHTKTAAAINTTYGGVYVYGMKSSGDLFFWHGVTGQVRQAKGIPELATHATNPPGSNVVRNFFKQRRPQSHSSNVPSEGTDSTGCSIPSHHKPKIFASSTCSKVVVVLGASQVYLWERSVGSCLEDCSPSQHVPGSWSVARCPSDTPLPSTHSKETQVTCCFVKEEGSEECHITFSFVECSSVVVSTLTLMWRGSRGHLPAAHWNTQWVSLSDLGMKENELLHVKGTLISSCASGRSLLAIAVNSQQQHSKLLYVHPLCGTVVVTRVQDAVPQLRGSNVSSARCQWVSDLAWSHDSLYLFGCLSSGALFVSTRMGPLAKISCQGEGLQLQAANILSLHPHSNMHAEEMSEAEGGESPGGSPFSTFCVSSHPATHQVLLSSGLRVSVLSLPLDASKEGDVVDRLLASATHALHLLCNSAVTHDYAYIRSSTWRLAHSVLDLTQGLSDPSTPKPPQVSLWDRRVVAAAGSVPERTPGDEEELMLIEQAVNPLMAAWVLVGSHSGPHTVEWRRRGGEVVVLVVRLVSTLLRVTAHDDHCEHQTQLLLVLHFYHQFVRVLCVWPNSFHMLRPTLLLTHRLLHTVLACERHAGERSMASTLLILAHTLTAVQVSLTQTFALRPALALQAQTTPEAVQAFPGVEVTNLAVLSYDDVGSNQPGDNCTISLRMKKLWLCLHENAKKVYTQLGKKKFDRESYQKSVLVLNIVQSKLQDVGCDLHQGTVRLRRGHHLYLDGLYLKAMQVWKCEVMRYLAEGHGKKSLAQNLHSILYTYLIYEGVSGVTAFLDWLSSLLRSLLCPKNQSSLESSVNKGITKASGGIRLSHESSKVNQTPKIDRRNKATVKNKSQETQVPAVRKLFQERVHGKTMIYTYSSEERASSQECATKPKTVSCVIRATRQVIGSLGRIMALETLGCCPNVPAPHKPHAIPPLWTVTTQPQDGQLSPMKREEAGSGQWSVDATAQALALAGCWGDLAVLASRLSDTRMSLVAGVLASVGDSRVPMPSTVLPLHQIKHLLQEPVTTSTASEFQSYRELLQLAAMTGVEVVAGILEECLARMRDLTPLFETFVPSQVHLPAPPVFCPLGPQDGEDLSLSICSDSSLNERRLRQEVAGWLRLACQVTSAAGLAYPLLLSLQQEYSKLPLMGAEDLSCLMESLGPMEDHWHPVGPEWEGIMQLWHQVMALVWVLYSRDKLSLGIRSFVRNSAAMRQDLKFCEMHTLEILSWVDELNTLCDHDSWRTDFVTCAVTAASEAPPVPAMAAALAKVLPQPSEIPSLLRDKTERLFLTWKNTNIAVNEVEPSLNNGSDNNVISSLEIFKSMFSIYEESCEENARHVSSEGDTRESFSYVSKYPTESCNGTFAAPKVKEEFEKFLTLFVEMTFMRDVQKFPQHTSSVPLLVQFSDVLRKREFEGLKLKSKIYHESTTGIGNSVKQSSHNSYVSALTTPEKKGLFRSLEMLPRGNRTVLLSPIKRSMTSPSKVTPKTIRSKSQNITNPSWRKLPSPRVQGRSRSLSRKKRKCVSVSRARSLSVGSGRRVSQEPAEQDPVPSGLKASQNIRNGNKESPMQKLMCLPEYFPYNIEHMEIQDTFNMLNWMMSRERQFCPHAVEGDVLVSGASSKIKLPLNDLMLSVQWNDLFKCWSHMNDQKSYLEISTEDFEKKKKNGKQRIRKATDSRPLNAHAVPGYENARTEVDQGRAECRETDQETELQMTTPHALNGLYTLEEHTGIEHSHHEPDTEITKNPQPSESQDTEALNTENVQINDDSEERLSLPSKISDTRPNSDSLIPSDIFNLASSSKGKVMDSKCTEGQGIEGHSQESSVTTHTHPEDPHQLDHPPGTRVTSPSQTIIEETECTESSPVYSQVVEKQKKDKRNSMKTDEKSRTCTDLDSSQNEGLGSYAKNGQVPLKGSYRNTTKGHQVKVHSKEVKQSVPSRQSIHVHFPHIKSNLTGVEAPETSSDPKAIPFGHLLHLPPLAGQGSRSRVAELQDQRNTTSSDPDRNTAEDTLDDVTLPDSLHASDLEEESELEASGQKIQNDVIKGNRSELAHGRPEERGKRVGAPLQNIRANTRKESKYEPLDSKSKEGQARSRASLHVEKREPCDIPRHWDCGELHLRPLAVQVKAAQRPAPMDEVQGSRDEKTMAHVNENTNTRKTLKLLTLPKISPSGNGQTKQERSLQLKQLPTQHVHRLTATDKLNRNQNAVLNAPLHIKGKRVEEVRPLTIPKYFDSPLKEDRKTNTFSFLNPRQVFAFCKQSPLKSPPGKFKTLKVSKKYMIPDSEWQSEIRLPANPERKDSDTSNQVRESLDKGFLDEVKSYANKYKKGHYENILRGGHEASERESILHYEPSEAEARTNNTIQSQPQPRGESKFVKNSQSCIGGNDETNSGNKNLENSLLSNQSNDINLVKKRRVENKSINTEPYEVTTLKTVKAQGTQISDTETRQFNGHKPPQLSLGSAVQTQTYIPQTREASVHAEVIIPSKSESVQVDSLITPVELPSSPSPSPQVNQSSLQSPSAALLPQHPSASYKLEFQAPSHYSQAPLDTGTGFVHIFDTPNEIVEEKLKDIEMNRTIPSLDVHKSYEAADSEERKSAKSLGYAKGGYDRKANSLHEKQLVQTSHETGGSDMRELERSNYSAQKLDDDQLNSVPFVSSGPNEVQRNDDNMTIDKLYQEFCIGKISLDDFHQMIISIPEEEEVKEDSLPETNKRSIGALEQQVLEAAQSISESQHLVSRVRLLMEDTEKAETDKPAAQSHRSCKMFSSNSSHRQHNDVNMASSSREPAQWQEALSVYRKQGKIDTLIQFLNAVDFENITSDMVDEIIECENNIQSKGVQKMSGSLETDESTSLHQKRNKIFAADRKQPIGRGDGFFSIKGANYQDPAQEEAPSTVDSELTRTEEWQKSFASDTGLSELHLDLACMRSHSDDFDLLSSGSLLGESTSVGHKEKLQQRRREIRAWIKKKRQRRREEAQARLSASPSNLAASRGCSRAHVEVVSEVAAENMGLTGKQIRERNCEREVKRAKQRGNHQKKREADIAKLLDDHEEELTTCRSFIEPSFHSESPPSPKRWMKWKSFLSSSSKNSRSHTNLHARSKYDVMNRQKKTGLNNYFKDKTEEWRRRQQEGLIQSPLTVDESEERGKKYVVENKMESNTSLQMELYYLKRCLLPQKDKLTTNLKLEDKLTSLDQSYHPSLLPKDKSKTGFSHQNHSAFPASKGSEATSSVPRESSSRHSLPLSGTFTVPLDRISEVASNVSETSLSETFQEDKEIVSGAEDSSTDTSWTVPHEVRKLLYSNP; encoded by the exons ATGCATCTCCCTCTTCTGCTTGTGCACGATTCTATACTGAAGACCAAGACACCGTGGCCTGATCTGAGATGGATTGGGGAG GATGGCGGGAAGGTGTGCAGTGCCTCCACACACCTGGCGGGGGAGGTGGACTTGTCATCAGGCTCCTGCTCCAGAGTGGCCAAGCTCAGTGCTCATACCAAGACAGCGGCAGCCATCAACACAACTTACGGGG GCGTGTATGTGTATGGCATGAAGAGTTCCGGTGACCTGTTCTTCTGGCACGGTGTTACTGGCCAGGTGCGGCAGGCCAAGGGCATCCCTGAGCTGGCCACACACGCCACCAATCCACCTG gttCTAATGTAGTGAGAAATTTCTTTAAACAACGACGGCCACAGAGTCATAGCAGTAATGTACCCTCTGAGGGGACAGACTCAACTGGCTGTTCCATCCCTTCCCACCACAAACCAAAGATCTTTGCTTCCTCAACCTGCTCCAAGGTTGTGGTGGTTCTTGGGGCATCACAG GTGTACCTGTGGGAGAGGTCCGTGGGATCCTGCCTGGAGGACTGCTCTCCATCCCAGCATGTTCCTGGCAGCTGGTCAGTGGCTCGGTGCCCCAGCGATACTCCCTTGCCAAGCACACACTCCAAGGAAACTCAGGTCACGTGCTGCTTTGTGAAGGAAGAG GGTTCGGAGGAGTGCCACATCACCTTCAGCTTTGTGGAGTGTTCATCGGTGGTGGTGAGCACGCTGACCCTCATGTGGCGGGGATCAAGGGGTCATCTGCCTGCCGCACACTGGAACACACAATGGGTCTCCCTGTCTGACCTCGGCATGAAGGAAAATGAATTGCTACATGTTAAAGGGACACTGATTTCAAG TTGTGCAAGTGGGCGAAGTCTCCTTGCCATTGCAGTGAATTCACAGCAGCAACATTCTAAGCTACTCTATGTTCATCCTCTGTGCGGCACTGTTGTGGTAACCAGGGTTCAAGATGCTGTGCCCCAACTCAGAGGCAGTAATGTAAG CTCAGCCAGATGCCAGTGGGTGAGTGACCTGGCTTGGTCCCACGACAGTCTGTACCTCTTTGGATGCTTGTCATCTGGGGCACTGTTTGTGAGCACCAGGATGGGCCCCCTTGCCAAGATATCCTGCCAGGGGGAAGGTCTACAGCTGCAGGCAGCAAATATTCTCTCATTGCATCCTCACTCCAACATGCATGCTGAGGA GATGAGTGAGGCAGAGGGAGGCGAGAGTCCTGGGGGGTCACCGTTCTCCACCTTCTGTGTGTCCTCCCACCCCGCCACACACCAGGTCCTCCTCTCCTCGGGGCTCAGAGTCTCCGTGCTCAGTCTTCCTCTTGACGCCAGCAA GGAAGGTGATGTGGTGGACCGCCTGCTTGCCTCAGCCACCcacgccctccacctcctctgcaaCTCAGCCGTGACCCACGACTACGCTTACATCCGCAGCAGCACCTGGAGACTGGCTCACTCTGTGCTGGACCTGACCCAGGGTCTCTCTGACCCCTCCACACCCAAGCCTCCCCAA GTCAGCTTGTGGGACAGAagggtagtagcagcagcaggcagCGTCCCGGAGAGAACCCCAGGGGACGAGGAAGAACTAATG CTGATTGAGCAAGCAGTGAATCCCTTGATGGCAGCTTGGGTCTTAGTAGGCTCTCACAGCGGCCCCCATACTGTGGAGTggcggaggaggggaggcgaggtggtggtgctggtggtgaggcTGGTGAGCACCCTCCTGCGAGTCACTGCCCACGACGATCACTGTGAGCACCAGACACAGCTTCTCCTGGTGCTCCACTTCTACCACCAGTTTGTGAGG gtgttgtgtgtgtggcccaATTCCTTCCACATGCTGAGGCCCACCCTGCTGCTGACCCATCGGCTCCTCCACACAGTGCTGGCCTGTGAGAGACACGCCGGGGAGAGGAGCATGGCCAGCACACTCCTCATTCTGGCCCACACACTTACTGCTGTCCAAGTCTCACTTACTCAGACATTTGCACTCAGGCCAGCACTAGCTCTCCAGGCACAGACCACGCCCGAAGCAGTGCAAGCCTTTCCTGGGGTAGAGGTCACAAACCTTGCCGTGCTGTCTTATGATGATGTCGGAAGCAACCAACCAGGAGATAATTGTACCATCTCTCTTAGAATGAAGAAACTGTGGCTGTGTTTACATGAAAATGCTAAGAAGGTGTACACTCAGCTTGGAAAAAAGAAATTTGATAGGGAGAGTTACCAAAAGTCAGTATTGGTCTTGAATATTGTACAAAGCAAACTCCAAGATGTTGGATGTGATCTGCATCAAGGAACGGTGAGGCTCAGAAGGGGTCATCACCTCTACCTTGATGGCTTATACCTCAAGGCCATGCAAGTCTGGAAGTGTGAGGTCATGAGGTACTTAGCAGAGGGCCATGGCAAAAAATCATTGGCCCAGAACCTGCATTCTATTCTGTATACTTATTTAATATATGAGGGAGTCTCTGGTGTTACTGCCTTTTTAGACTGGTTGTCCAGTTTATTAAGGTCTCTCCTGTGCCCAAAGAATCAGTCTAGTCTAGAGAGTAGTGTAAACAAAGGCATAACCAAAGCAAGTGGTGGCATTAGGTTATCACATGAGTCCTCCAAGGTAAACCAGACACCAAAGATAGACAGAAGAAATAAAGCAACTGTCAAAAATAAAAGTCAAGAAACACAAGTACCTGCAGTGAGAAAGCTATTCCAAGAAAGAGTTCATGGTAAAACTATGATATATACGTACTCCTCTGAGGAGAGAGCATCTAGTCAAGAATGTGCTACGAAACCAAAGACCGTGTCCTGCGTGATCAGAGCCACGCGGCAAGTGATTGGAAGTTTAGGACGCATCATGGCTCTGGAGACTCTAGGGTGCTGCCCCAATGTGCCGGCACCACACAAGCCCCATGCCATTCCTCCTCTCTGGACCGTCACAACACAGCCTCAAG ATGGGCAGCTGTCACccatgaagagagaggaagccgGTTCTGGACAGTGGTCTGTTGATGCCACAGCTCAGGCACTGgcccttgccgggtgttggggagACCTTGCTGTCCTGGCCTCCCGGCTCAGCGACACAAGGATGTCTCTGGTGGCTGGGGTCCTGGCTAGTGTTGGGGATAGCAG AGTCCCAATGCCTAGCACAGTCCTTCCTCTGCACCAGATCAAACACCTGCTGCAGGAACCAGTCACCACGTCCACAGCATCAGAGTTTCAGAGTTATCGGGAGCTCTTACAGTTGGCAGCTATGACTGGTGTGGAGGTTGTGGCAGGCATCCTTGAGGAGTGTCTGGCCAGAATGAGGGACTTAACACCATTATTTGAGACCTTTGTGCCCTCTCAGGTGCACTTACCAGCCCCACCTGTGTTCTGCCCCCTTGGGCCTCAGGATGGGGAGGACCTGTCCCTCTCCATATGCAGTGATAGTAG TCTGAATGAGAGGAGGCTGAGGCAggaggtggctggctggctgagacTGGCATGTCAGGTCACGAGTGCAGCCGGCCTTGCTTACCCTTTGCTCCTCTCTCTCCAGCAGGAATACAGCAAG CTGCCATTGATGGGTGCTGAAGACCTGAGCTGCCTGATGGAGTCCTTGGGTCCCATGGAGGATCACTGGCATCCTGTGGGACCTGAGTGGGAGGGAATCATGCAGCTGTGGCACCAGGTGATGGCCCTGGTGTGGGTTCTCTACTCCCGAGACAAGTTGTCCTTGGGGATCCGTAGTTTTGTCAGAAATTCAGCAGCAATGCGCCAA GACCTGAAATTTTGTGAAATGCACACCCTGGAAATTCTGTCCTGGGTAGATGAGCTGAATACTCTGTGTGACCACGACTCTTGGAGGACAGACTTTGTCACCTGTGCTGTGACAGCCGCCAGTGAGGCTCCTCCGGTGCCTGCCATGGCTGCAGCTCTTGCCAAGGTTTTGCCTCAGCCTTCAGAAATTCCCTCATTGCTGAGAGATAAGACAGAGAGGTTGTTTCTTACTTGGAAAAACACAAATATAGCAGTGAATGAAGTTGAACCTTCCTTAAACAATGGATCAGATAATAATGTTATATCCTCACTTGAAATATTCAAATCCATGTTTTCCATTTATGAGGAGAGTTGTGAAGAAAATGCAAGGCATGTGTCATCAGAGGGTGACACCAGAGAATCCTTCAGTTATGTCAGTAAGTACCCAACAGAGTCATGCAATGGAACTTTTGCAGCTCCAAAAGTCAAAGAAGAATTTGAGAAATTTCTGACTCTCTTTGTTGAAATGACTTTCATGCGTGATGTTCAGAAATTCCCTCAACACACCTCATCAGTTCCTCTGCTTGTTCAGTTTAGTGATGTGCTTAGGAAGAGAGAATTTGAAGGACTGAAACTGAAGAGTAAAATATACCATGAATCTACCACTGGCATTGGTAACTCTGTGAAACAAAGTTCTCACAACTCCTATGTGAGTGCCCTCACCACTCCAGAGAAGAAAGGCCTTTTCCGAAGCCTAGAAATGCTGCCAAGAGGGAACAGGACTGTCCTTCTTTCCCCTATAAAAAGGTCTATGACAAGTCCCTCAAAAGTCACCCCTAAAACAATAAGGTCAAAGTCACAAAACATTACAAATCCCTCTTGGAGAAAGTTACCCTCTCCCAGAGTGCAGGGAAGGTCTCGATCATTGtctagaaagaagagaaagtgtgtTTCTGTTTCAAGAGCGAGGAGTCTCTCTGTTGGAAGTGGGCGGAGGGTATCACAAGAACCAGCAGAGCAGGATCCAGTTCCCTCAGGTCTGAAAGCATCTCAAAACATCAGAAATGGCAACAAAGAGTCTCCCATGCAAAAGCTAATGTGTCTTCCAGAGTATTTTCCTTACAATATAGAACATATGGAGATTCAGGACACATTCAATATGCTGAACTGGATGATGAGCCGAGAAAGACAATTTTGTCCCCATGCTGTAGAGGGTGATGTCCTTGTCTCAGGTGCTTCTAGCAAAATAAAATTACCTCTGAATGATTTGATGCTTTCAGTACAGTGGAATGACTTATTCAAATGCTGGTCACACATGAATGATCAAAAGAGCTATCTTGAAATTTCAACTGAAGattttgaaaagaaaaagaaaaatggaaaacaaagaataagGAAAGCTACAGATTCACGTCCTCTCAATGCACATGCAGTTCCTGGGTATGAAAATGCTCGGACAGAAGTGGACCAAGGTAGAGCTGAGTGTAGAGAAACTGATCAAGAGACGGAACTACAAATGACCACCCCACATGCATTGAATGGACTGTATACCCTTGAAGAACACACTGGCATTGAACATTCACATCATGAGCCCGACACTGAAATCACAAAAAATCCTCAGCCATCAGAAAGTCAAGACACAGAGGCACTAAATACAGAAAATGTACAAATTAATGATGATTCTGAAGAACGCTTATCTCTGCCATCCAAGATTTCAGACACGAGGCCAAACAGTGATTCATTGATACCGAGTGATATTTTTAACCTTGCGAGTTCTAGCAAAGGCAAAGTCATGGATTCTAAGTGTACAGAAGGGCAAGGCATTGAAGGCCACTCTCAAGAATCGTCTGTTACAACACACACTCATCCTGAAGACCCACACCAGCTAGATCACCCACCAGGCACACGTGTAACCAGCCCTTCACAGACCATAATAGAAGAAACAGAGTGTACAGAAAGCTCTCCTGTCTATTCACAAGTagtagagaaacagaaaaaggacAAGAGGAACAGCATGAAGACTGATGAGAAGAGCAGGACGTGTACTGACCTAGATAGTTCCCAGAATGAAGGTCTTGGTAGTTATGCAAAGAATGGTCAAGTTCCACTGAAGGGATCATACAGGAATACCACTAAAGGTCACCAGGTAAAGGTGCATTCTAAAGAGGTCAAGCAGTCAGTCCCAAGCAGGCAGTCCATTCATGTACATTTTCCTCACATAAAGAGTAATCTAACTGGTGTCGAGGCTCCTGAGACATCATCTGATCCAAAGGCTATTCCATTTGGTCATCTGCTTCACCTTCCTCCATTGGCAGGTCAAGGGAGTAGATCAAGGGTGGCTGAGCTGCAGGACCAAAGGAACACCACATCCAGTGACCCAGACAGAAATACAGCTGAAGATACGCTGGATGATGTTACGTTACCAGACTCCTTGCATGCCTCTGAtctggaggaggaaagtgaactGGAAGCATCTGGTCAAAAGATCCAAAATGATGTCATAAAGGGAAATAGGAGTGAACTGGCTCATGGTAGAccagaggaaaggggaaaaagggtggGTGCACCTCTCCAGAATATTCGTGCTAATACCAGAAAAGAAAGTAAGTATGAACCCTTGGATAGTAAGTCGAAAGAGGGACAAGCAAGGTCAAGAGCATCTCTCCATGTAGAGAAAAGAGAACCTTGTGACATTCCTCGCCATTGGGACTGTGGAGAGTTGCATCTGAGGCCTCTGGCCGTGCAAGTCAAAGCTGCCCAAAGACCTGCACCAATGGATGAGGTCCAAGGTTCGAGAGATGAGAAAACCATGGCACATGTGAATGAAAATACCAACACAAGAAAGACTCTGAAGCTTCTTACACTTCCAAAAATTTCCCCATCAGGGAATGggcaaacaaaacaagaaagatcTTTACAGCTCAAGCAACTTCCAACACAGCATGTGCACAGGCTTACTGCAACAGACAAACTGAACAGAAACCAGAATGCTGTTTTAAATGCACCATTACACATTAAAGGGAAAAGGGTGGAAGAAGTGAGGCCATTAACTATACCCAAATATTTTGATTCTCCCCTcaaggaagacaggaaaacaaatacCTTCAGCTTTCTGAATCCTCGCCAAGTGTTTGCGTTTTGTAAGCAAAGCCCACTTAAAAGTCCACCTGGGAAATTCAAGACTCTTAAGGTCTCCAAAAAATATATGATACCAGATTCAGAGTGGCAGAGTGAAATCAGACTTCCAGCAAACCCTGAAAGGAAAGATTCAGACACGTCAAACCAAGTTAGGGAAAGTTTAGACAAAGGGTTTCTGGATGAAGTCAAAAGTTATGCCAACAAGTACAAGAAAGGGCATTATGAAAATATTTTGAGAGGTGGTCATGAAGCAAGTGAAAGAGAATCCATACTTCATTATGAACCATCAGAAGCTGAAGCAAGAACCAATAACACCATCCAAAGTCAACCCCAACCTAGAGGTGAAAGTAAATTTGTGAAAAATAGTCAAAGCTGTATTGGTGGTAATGATGAAACCAACAGTGGCAATAAAAACCTTGAGAATAGTCTGCTGTCAAATCAGTCAAATGATATAAATttggtgaagaagaggagagtagaaAATAAGTCAATCAATACTGAACCTTATGAAGTGACGACCCTCAAGACAGTGAAGGCTCAGGGAACTCAGATATCAGACACTGAGACGCGGCAGTTTAATGGCCACAAGCCGCCACAGCTGTCCTTAGGATCTGCAGTACAG ACTCAGACTTACATTCCTCAAACAAGGGAGGCATCTGTGCATGCTGAAGTCATCATACCAAGTAAGAGTGAATCTGTTCAGGTTGATTCACTGATCACGCCAGTCGAGTTGCCATCGTCGCCATCTCCATCACCCCAAGTAAATCAGTCTTCCCTTCAATCACCAAGTGCTGCCTTGCTTCCTCAACATCCATCGGCTTCTTACAAGTTGGAGTTCCAAGCGCCCAGTCACTATTCCCAGGCACCCTTAGATACTGGCACAGGGTTTGTTCACATTTTTGATACTCCAAATGAAATTGTTGAAGAAAAACTGAAAGACATAGAGATGAATAGGACTATTCCCTCATTAGATGTGCACAAAAGTTATGAAGCTGCAGATTCTGAGGAAAGGAAATCAGCAAAATCTCTTGGTTATGCAAAAGGCGGGTATGACAGAAAGGCAAATTCACTTCATGAAAAGCAGTTAGTTCAAACCTCACATGAAACAGGAGGGAGTGACATGAGAGAACTTGAAAGATCCAACTATTCTGCTCAAAAACTTGATGATGATCAGTTAAACTCAGTCCCATTTGTTTCCTCAGGGCCAAATGAAGTTCAGAGGAATGATGATAATATGACAATAGACAAACTTTATCAAGAATTTTGCATTGGTAAAATATCACTAGATGATTTTCATCAGATGATTATCAGCATtccagaggaggaagaagttaaagaagactCTTTGCCTGAAACGAATAAGAGGAGTATTGGGGCACTAGAGCAGCAGGTGTTGGAGGCTGCTCAGAGTATCAGTGAGTCACAGCATCTTGTGTCAAGAGTTAGACTGCTGATGGAGGATACTGAAAAAGCCGAAACAGACAAACCTGCAGCACAGAGTCACAGATCATGTAAAATGTTCTCAAGTAATTCTAGTCATAGACAGCATAATGATGTGAATATGGCCAGCAGTTCAAGAGAGCCTGCACAGTGGCAAGAGGCTTTGTCAGTGTacagaaagcaaggaaaaatagACACATTAATTCAATTTTTAAATGCTGTTGATTTTGAAAACATAACAAGTGATATGGTTGATGAGATAATAGAGTGTGAAAACAATATCCAGTCAAAGGGAGTTCAGAAAATGTCAGGAAGCTTGGAAACTGATGAAAGCACTTCATTACatcagaaaagaaacaaaatatttgCTGCTGATAGGAAGCAACCCATAGGGAGGGGTGATGGTTTCTTCAGCATTAAAGGTGCAAACTATCAGGACCCTGCACAAGAAGAAGCACCTTCTACTGTTGACTCTGAACTGACAAGAACAGAGGAATGGCAAAAAAGTTTTGCATCAGACACTGGGTTATCAGAGTTACATCTTGATCTAGCATGTATGAG GTCTCATTCGGATGACTTTGATCTTTTGTCGAGTGGGAGTCTACTGGGAGAGAGTACATCTGTTGGTCACAAAGAAAAACTGCAGCAGAGACGGAGGGAAATTCGAGCATGGAtcaagaaaaagagacagaggagaagggaagaagctcAGGCAAGATTgtctgcatctccatccaacctggcagcctcaagG GGATGTTCCAGGGCACATGTTGAGGTAGTCAGTGAAGTTGCTGCAGAAAACATGGGCTTGACTGGGAAacagataagggaaagaaattgTGAAAGAGAGGTAAAGCGTGCTAAACAAAGAGGAAATCATCAGAAGAAGCGTGAAGCGGACATTGCAAAACTCCTAGATGACCATGAGGAGGAACTGACTACATGTCGGAGTTTTATAGAGCCCAGTTTTCACAGTGAATCCCCACCATCCCCAAAAAGATGGATGAAATGGAAAAGTTTCCTGAGTAGCTCAAGTAAGAATAGTAGATCACACACAAATCTGCATGCAAGGTCTAAATATGATGTCATGAACAGGCAGAAGAAAACAGGATTGAATAATTATTTCAAGGACAAaacagaggagtggaggaggagacaacAAGAAGGCCTCATCCAGTCACCTCTTACTGTTGACGAgtcagaagaaagaggaaagaaatatgtaGTAGAAAACAAGATGGAAAGTAACACAAGTCTGCAAATGGAGCTTTACTATTTGAAGAGGTGCTTACTGCCCCAAAAGGACAAACTCACAACGAATCTCAAGTTAGAAGATAAACTTACCTCACTGGATCAGTCATAtcacccttcacttcttcctaaaGATAAAAGCAAAACTGGGTTCAGCCATCAAAATCACTCGGCCTTCCCAGCAAGCAAGGGAAGTGAAGCCACCAGTAGTGTGCCTAGAGAGAGTAGCtcacggcattctctaccgctgAGTGGAACCTTCACTGTACCTCTAGACCGCATATCTGAGGTGGCGTCAAATGTTTCAGAGACGTCTCTATCAGAAACCTTCCAGGAAGACAAAGAGATTGTTTCTGGAGCAGAGGACTCCAGCACAGACACCTCATGGACTGTACCACATGAAGTGAGGAAGCTCCTCTACAGCAACCCTTGA